In a genomic window of Ipomoea triloba cultivar NCNSP0323 chromosome 3, ASM357664v1:
- the LOC116011713 gene encoding uncharacterized protein LOC116011713 isoform X1, with protein MILGGSSLHLNLSLLRLLRLLRLLHLIFTLAILDGLGISSVSASCDYSFGQNNKLYTYNLTSPISNFPHGVLSEDGFYRVAANGTVIWFQVEQLCETMLFNHDPPMCVDCVDCGGGSRCGMGCSALASSIVGGYPVCSTLGRPSTTSISLIVARDAAIKAVFYPSTSELVMLIFFLGSLDGTDNNSPLRGIVVKTYHSALKNCSLAVSVVCDETATGPQTLEKVGTCDFTTELRHPSGCGRVISSKGKGLGWFGTLLIIILCLFGAYFLGGMIYRYFFLHIRGIDIIPNLEFWSSLPHRVQSWFQSISQRLRGPSQHHRSTYSPVEF; from the exons ATGATTTTAGGCGGCAGCTCTCTGCATCTGAATCTGAgtcttcttcgtcttcttcgtcttcttcgtcttcttcatcTGATCTTCACTCTAGCGATTCTTGACGGGCTCGGAATCAGCTCCGTGTCCGCCTCCTGCGATTACAGTTTCGGGCAAAACAACAAGCTTTACACTTACAACTTAACCTCCCCGATTTCTAATTTCCCCCATGGCGTCCTCAGCGAAGATGG GTTCTATAGAGTGGCAGCTAATGGAACGGTGATTTGGTTTCAG GTGGAGCAGCTGTGTGAGACAATGCTTTTCAACCATGATCCTCCTATGTGTGTTGACTGCGTG GACTGTGGTGGTGGATCTCGTTGTGGCATGGGTTGCAGTGCACTTGCATCTAGCATCGTTGGAG GTTATCCTGTGTGCTCTACTCTTGGACGTCCATCAACTACATCTATTAGCCTCATAG TTGCCCGGGATGCTGCAATCAAGGCTGTATTTTACCCTTCTACATCTGAGTTAGTGATGCTAATATTTTTTCTTGGATCTCTTGATGGGACAGACAACAATAGTCCCCTCAGAGGTATTGTTGTTAAGACGTACCACAGTGCATTGAAGAACTGTTCACTTGCTGTCTCTGTTGTTTGTGATGAGACTGCAACT GGTCCTCAAACGCTGGAAAAAGTTGGGACTTGCGATTTT ACCACAGAACTAAGGCATCCTTCTGGCTGCGGGAGAGTCATATCGTCTAAAGGGAAAGGGCTGGGCTGGTTTGGCACTTTATTGATCAT AATCCTATGCCTTTTTGGAGCTTACTTCTTGGGTGGGATGATCTATCGGTACTTCTTTCTGCACATTCGAGGCATAGAT ATAATCCCAAACCTGGAATTCTGGTCCAGCTTACCACATAGAGTACAG AGCTGGTTTCAATCCATATCACAGAGGTTGAGAGGACCTTCTCAGCATCACCGGAGCACGTATTCTCCTGTGGAATTTTGA
- the LOC116014326 gene encoding protein trichome birefringence-like 33, which yields MMHKSGWNCPDLNGKPCLSPFVFTLLAFIVLAAVFYHRQDNLGDIFCLLDYSNKTAATTTTPQFKTRTKLAFAIGETEKDCDVFSGRWVWDEENRPLYEEHDCPYLWRQVTCQGHGRPDREYLHWRWQPHACSLPSFDATMMLESLRGKRMLFAGDSLNGGQYISMVCLLQRAIPHDHAKSFVGNESLAIFTAKDYNVTIEFYFAPFLLEASTSRIVRKDSMNANGQHWKGFDIIVFNTYVWWMTDATVKLLQSGSLDDEKKDIIKVSPEEAYRMAMKNMLKWVEENMDPKKTRVFFTSMSPLHPRSIEWGGDPNGNCYNETTPIKDLNFWSITTKKSIMEVIKQVFSESRVPITFLNITQLSSYRKDAHTSIYKTQWNPFTGKDEIANPKTTYTDCTHWCAPGLQDTWNELLFAKLFYP from the exons ATGATGCATAAATCTGGTTGGAATTGCCCAGATTTGAATGGAAAGCCATGCCTTTCTCCTTTTGTCTTCACCTTACTAGCCTTCATCGTCCTGGCCGCCGTCTTCTACCACAGACAAGACAACCTGGGCGACATTTTTTGCCTCCTAGATTACTCCAACAAAACTGCTGCAACCACAACAACACCACAATTCA AGACGAGGACGAAGCTGGCGTTTGCGATCGGAGAGACGGAGAAAGATTGCGATGTTTTCAGCGGGAGGTGGGTGTGGGATGAGGAGAACCGACCGTTGTACGAGGAACATGATTGTCCGTACCTATGGCGGCAGGTGACGTGTCAAGGACACGGCCGCCCTGACAGGGAATATTTGCACTGGAGATGGCAACCTCATGCCTGCTCTCTTCCCAG TTTCGATGCAACGATGATGCTGGAAAGCCTTCGAGGGAAGAGGATGTTGTTTGCCGGAGATTCCTTGAACGGAGGGCAGTATATTTCCATGGTTTGTCTCCTGCAAAGAGCCATCCCTCATGACCATGCCAAATCCTTTGTAGGTAATGAATCACTAGCCATTTTCACAGCTAAG GATTACAATGTGACAATTGAGTTCTACTTTGCACCATTTCTTCTGGAGGCATCGACAAGCAGAATTGTTCGCAAAGATTCTATGAATGCCAATGGGCAACACTGGAAAGGATTCGACATCATAGTATTCAACACTTATGTTTGGTGGATGACTGACGCAACTGTCAAACTCCT GCAATCAGGATCGTTGGATGATGAAAAGAAAGACATAATAAAAGTATCTCCTGAAGAAGCTTATCGAATGGCAATGAAAAATATGTTGAAATGGGTAGAGGAGAACATGGATCCTAAGAAAACAAGAGTGTTCTTCACTAGCATGTCACCTCTTCATCCAAG GAGTATAGAGTGGGGAGGTGATCCAAATGGGAACTGTTACAACGAGACAACGCCTATAAAAGACCTTAATTTCTGGTCGATAACTACTAAGAAAAGCATAATGGAGGTGATTAAACAAGTGTTTAGTGAGTCAAGAGTGCCCATCACATTTCTAAACATCACACAACTCTCAAGTTATAGGAAGGATGCCCACACATCAATCTACAAGACACAATGGAACCCTTTCACTGGGAAGGATGAAATAGCCAACCCAAAGACCACCTATACTGATTGCACACACTGGTGTGCCCCTGGCCTTCAAGATACTTGGAATGAGCTTCTATTTGCTAAGCTTTTCTATCCTTAA
- the LOC116012616 gene encoding SNF2 domain-containing protein CLASSY 1-like, which translates to MKRRSIHQNEHPFDVYPFEAFRNGSWQPVERIRIQHGTFAMHVLDEGDLIEEEISISNVRIRSRNATSSDCACFLRPGLDISVFSTPHQSEDSDEENDGDEKMEPEPAWIDAKIRSIERKPHGFGCGCQFHISVYVTQGPPPIVKKTLSKEIKVVQLNQIAILQKIEQKPCEDKYYRWSLSDDCSTLQKFKLFTGKFCSDLSWLLVASAHKQVTFDVRSVHNRIVYEILKDENDIDATNSEYHSYAVNFKLENEVSTPIIVQFNPDIPERGPEGDVYEAGPLVVYDELRRSKRRFVQPERYLGCDDYLTEFDVEMTRLVGGKMYKSELEELPMALSIQADHAYQNGDIDKTLACYQQELRDNSLLSRNRNRSDAQTERKRASGDKASRQPHLAIVPLQLSAENNLFDQKENPLSFEDNEDLSAEIREIVSKYIYVNGSSAVEMKKSSLNLMQGRRWGQVKVSKLKFMGLDVRGGGIGSSKKARKKRNCHPSVRDSIYDIRSFRKGSISANVYRELIRRCMANIDETLNKEQPPIIDQWKEFQNTKSCQREPIEKASTNNEEELSELDMLWKEMELALASCYLLDDSEGTNLKSATELHMATKKGTRVCHHDFRLNEEIGIVCRLCGVVSTEIKDVPPPFMPATCSGSGKEHRPEEVVMESKQGDDADLDHFTIPVSSNKPSSEGEVEDNVWALIPDLRNKLRAHQRRAFEFLWKNIAGSIIPTQIDPESKKRGGCVISHTPGAGKTLLIIAFLVSYLKLFPGSRPLVLAPKTTLYTWYKEIIKWKIPIPVYQIHGGQTYKGEVLRQKMKLCPGLPRNQDVMHVLDCLEKMQKWLAHPSVLLMGYTSFLTLTREDSTYAHRKYMNQVLRQCPGILILDEGHNPRSTKSRLRKALMKVNTSLRILLSGTLFQNNFGEYFNTLCLARPRFVDEVLKELDPKYKKRVKGAKTRFSLENRARKMFIDKISKKIDSNKQRERKEGLNILKKLTTGFIDVYEGGSSDNLPGLQCYTLMMKSTTLQQEILVKLQDQRPIYKGFPLELELLITLGAIHPWLIRTTACSGQYFKEEELEALEKFKFDLKLGSKVKFVMSLIPRCLLRKEKVLIFCHNIAPINLFLEIFERFYGWRKGIEVLVLQGDIELFERGRVMDKFEELGGPSKVMLASITTCAEGISLTAASRVILLDSEWNPSKSKQAIARAFRPGQDKVVYVYQLLATGTLEEEKYKRTTWKEWVSSMIFSEDLVEDPSHWQAPKIEDELLGEIVEEDRATLFHMIMKNEKASNMGRLQV; encoded by the exons GCTTGGATTGATGCGAAAATAAGGTCTATAGAAAGGAAGCCTCACGGTTTTGGGTGTGGTTGCCAATTCCACATTAGCGTGTATGTCACACAAGGCCCTCCCCCGATTGTAAAGAAAACTCTTAGTAAAGAGATCAAAGTGGTGCAGCTAAACCAGATTGCCATTCTTCAAAAAATCGAGCAAAAGCCTTGTGAGGACAAATATTACCGCTGGAGCTTATCTGATGACTGCAGCACGCTGCAGAAGTTTAAGCTATTCACAGGGAAGTTTTGCTCGGATCTCAGCTGGCTGCTCGTTGCATCAGCTCATAAACAAGTCACATTTGACGTTAGGTCGGTTCATAACCGGATTGTCTATGAAATCCTGAAAGATGAAAACGACATTGATGCAACAAACTCGGAGTACCATTCCTATGCTGTGAATTTCAAATTGGAAAACGAAGTTTCCACCCCGATCATTGTACAGTTCAACCCGGATATCCCGGAAAGAGGACCTGAGGGCGATGTTTATGAAGCTGGACCGCTCGTTGTGTATGATGAGCTGCGTAGGTCGAAGCGTAGGTTTGTGCAGCCCGAACGCTATTTGGGATGTGATGACTATTTGACAGAATTCGATGTCGAAATGACTCGACTAGTGGGGGGAAAGATGTATAAATCAGAACTCGAAGAGTTACCAATGGCACTCTCAATTCAAGCTGATCACGCATATCAGAATGGCGATATTGACAAAACTCTTGCTTGTTACCAACAAGAGTTGCGTGATAACTCCCTTTTGAGCAGAAACCGGAATAGATCAGATGCACAGACAGAGAGAAAACGGGCCAGTGGAGACAAAGCATCCCGACAACCACACCTTGCCATTGTTCCTCTGCAGCTATCTGCTGAAAACAATTTGTTTGACCAAAAAGAGAATCCGCTTAGTTTTGAAGATAACGAAGATCTGTCAGCAGAGATACGCGAAATAGTTTccaaatatatttatgtaaatGGCTCTTCAGCTGTGGAGATGAAGAAATCTTCGTTGAATCTGATGCAAGGACGGCGCTGGGGCCAAGTGAAAGTTTCTAAGCTGAAATTCATGGGGTTGGATGTTAGAGGAGGCGGGATAGGCTCGAGCAAAAAAGCGCGTAAGAAGAGAAATTGCCATCCTTCTGTGAGGGATAGTATTTATGACATAAGATCATTTAGGAAAGGGTCCATAAGTGCCAATGTATATAGGGAATTAATCAGAAGATGTATGGCAAACATTGATGAAACCCTTAATAAGGAACAGCCCCCGATTATCGACCAGTGGAAAGAGTTCCAGAACACCAAATCCTGTCAACGGGAGCCCATCGAGAAAGCCTCAACGAATAACGAGGAAGAGTTGTCAGAACTCGATATGCTATGGAAGGAAATGGAACTCGCCTTGGCATCGTGTTACCTTCTTGATGACAGTGAG GGTACAAACCTAAAATCTGCCACTGAACTGCACATGGCAACTAAAAAGGGAACAAGAGTTTGTCATCATGATTTTCGACTCAACGAGGAAATTGGAATCGTCTGTCGACTATGTGGAGTTGTGAGCACCGAAATAAAGGATGTTCCCCCGCCCTTT ATGCCTGCAACATGCTCGGGTTCAGGGAAAGAGCATAGGCCCGAGGAAGTTGTTATGGAGTCGAAGCAAGGAGATGATGCTGATCTCGATCATTTTACTATCCCGGTTTCTTCTAACAAGCCTTCATCcgagggagaagtggaagacaACGTGTGGGCGTTGATACCTGATCTCAGGAACAAGCTACGTGCTCACCAAAGACGGGCCTTTGAGTTCCTGTGGAAGAACATTGCGGGGTCTATAATACCGACCCAAATAGATCCCGAGAGCAAGAAAAGAGGAGGCTGTGTCATTTCTCATACTCCCGGAGCTGGTAAAACTCTGCTCATTATTGCTTTTCTCGTGAGCTACTTGAAGCTATTTCCCGGATCACGCCCTCTGGTCCTCGCCCCGAAAACAACTCTCTATACGTGGTACAAAGAGATAATCAAGTGGAAGATCCCAATTCCAGTGTACCAAATACACGGTGGTCAGACTTATAAAGGCGAGGTTTTGAGGCAGAAGATGAAGTTATGCCCGGGTCTTCCCCGCAACCAGGATGTCATGCACGTCTTGGATTGTCTGGAAAAGATGCAGAAGTGGCTCGCCCACCCCAGCGTTCTTCTCATGGGATATACCTCGTTCCTAACACTGACACGAGAAGATTCAACCTATGCACACAGGAAATATATGAACCAGGTGTTGAGGCAGTGCCCGGGGATCCTTATATTAGATGAAGGGCACAACCCGAGAAGTACTAAATCGAGGCTAAGGAAGGCTTTAATGAAAGTTAATACGAGTCTTAGGATTCTGCTGTCCGGGACATTGTTCCAGAACAACTTTGGGGAGTATTTCAACACGCTTTGCTTGGCAAGGCCGAGGTTTGTTGATGAGGTGTTGAAGGAGCTTGATCCTAAGTACAAGAAAAGAGTGAAAGGTGCAAAAACTCGGTTTTCGTTGGAAAATCGAGCAAGAAAGATGTTCATTGataaaatttcaaagaagattgATTCGAATAAGCAGAGGGAAAGGAAGGAAGGTCTAAACATTTTGAAGAAGCTGACTACTGGATTCATAGATGTTTATGAAGGCGGAAGTTCTGATAACCTCCCCGGTCTACAATGCTACACGTTGATGATGAAATCGACGACTCTGCAACAAGAAATTCTGGTGAAACTCCAGGATCAAAGGCCTATCTACAAAGGTTTTCCTCTGGAACTCGAGCTCCTCATTACTCTCGGAGCAATCCATCCCTGGTTAATCAGAACGACAGCGTGTTCTGGTCAGTACTTCAAGGAAGAGGAGCTGGAGGCTCTCGAGAAGTTCAAATTCGACCTCAAGTTAGGCTCCAAAGTCAAATTTGTCATGAGTCTGATCCCTCGTTGTCTCCTCCGCAAAGAGAAAGTCTTGATCTTTTGTCACAACATAGCTCCCATCAATCTGTTTCTCGAGATATTCGAGAGGTTCTATGGGTGGCGCAAAGGCATAGAAGTGCTGGTGCTTCAAGGCGACATTGAGCTTTTCGAGAGAGGGAGGGTGATGGATAAATTCGAGGAGCTAGGGGGACCGTCGAAAGTAATGTTGGCATCCATCACCACTTGCGCTGAAGGCATCAGCTTGACAGCAGCATCTCGGGTGATACTACTGGATTCAGAATGGAACCCTTCGAAGAGCAAGCAAGCCATTGCCCGGGCCTTTCGCCCTGGCCAGGACAAAGTCGTGTACGTGTATCAGCTCCTGGCAACCGGGACTCTTGAGGAAGAGAAATACAAGAGAACCACATGGAAGGAATGGGTTTCGAGTATGATATTCAGTGAAGATCTCGTGGAGGATCCTTCTCACTGGCAAGCCCCCAAAATCGAGGACGAACTTCTCGGGGAGATTGTGGAGGAGGATCGAGCCACATTGTTCCATATGATCATGAAGAACGAGAAGGCTTCCAATATGGGAAGGCTTCAAGTGTGA
- the LOC116011713 gene encoding uncharacterized protein LOC116011713 isoform X2, translating to MILGGSSLHLNLSLLRLLRLLRLLHLIFTLAILDGLGISSVSASCDYSFGQNNKLYTYNLTSPISNFPHGVLSEDGFYRVAANGTVIWFQLCETMLFNHDPPMCVDCVDCGGGSRCGMGCSALASSIVGGYPVCSTLGRPSTTSISLIVARDAAIKAVFYPSTSELVMLIFFLGSLDGTDNNSPLRGIVVKTYHSALKNCSLAVSVVCDETATGPQTLEKVGTCDFTTELRHPSGCGRVISSKGKGLGWFGTLLIIILCLFGAYFLGGMIYRYFFLHIRGIDIIPNLEFWSSLPHRVQSWFQSISQRLRGPSQHHRSTYSPVEF from the exons ATGATTTTAGGCGGCAGCTCTCTGCATCTGAATCTGAgtcttcttcgtcttcttcgtcttcttcgtcttcttcatcTGATCTTCACTCTAGCGATTCTTGACGGGCTCGGAATCAGCTCCGTGTCCGCCTCCTGCGATTACAGTTTCGGGCAAAACAACAAGCTTTACACTTACAACTTAACCTCCCCGATTTCTAATTTCCCCCATGGCGTCCTCAGCGAAGATGG GTTCTATAGAGTGGCAGCTAATGGAACGGTGATTTGGTTTCAG CTGTGTGAGACAATGCTTTTCAACCATGATCCTCCTATGTGTGTTGACTGCGTG GACTGTGGTGGTGGATCTCGTTGTGGCATGGGTTGCAGTGCACTTGCATCTAGCATCGTTGGAG GTTATCCTGTGTGCTCTACTCTTGGACGTCCATCAACTACATCTATTAGCCTCATAG TTGCCCGGGATGCTGCAATCAAGGCTGTATTTTACCCTTCTACATCTGAGTTAGTGATGCTAATATTTTTTCTTGGATCTCTTGATGGGACAGACAACAATAGTCCCCTCAGAGGTATTGTTGTTAAGACGTACCACAGTGCATTGAAGAACTGTTCACTTGCTGTCTCTGTTGTTTGTGATGAGACTGCAACT GGTCCTCAAACGCTGGAAAAAGTTGGGACTTGCGATTTT ACCACAGAACTAAGGCATCCTTCTGGCTGCGGGAGAGTCATATCGTCTAAAGGGAAAGGGCTGGGCTGGTTTGGCACTTTATTGATCAT AATCCTATGCCTTTTTGGAGCTTACTTCTTGGGTGGGATGATCTATCGGTACTTCTTTCTGCACATTCGAGGCATAGAT ATAATCCCAAACCTGGAATTCTGGTCCAGCTTACCACATAGAGTACAG AGCTGGTTTCAATCCATATCACAGAGGTTGAGAGGACCTTCTCAGCATCACCGGAGCACGTATTCTCCTGTGGAATTTTGA
- the LOC116011830 gene encoding abscisic acid receptor PYL4-like: MPSALQLHQRGSAAAAAGVGSVYKQAAQAARWMIPVSISVPEHVLQYHTHAVGAGQCCAAVVQEVAAPLEAVWRLVRRFDKPQAYKHFLKSCHVIVGDGDVGTLREVRVVSGLPAASSTERLEILDDEKHVLSFAVVGGDHRLNNYRSVTTLHPHHRNNTTVVVESYVVDVPPGNTNDETCVFVDTIVRCNLQSLAQIAENSNNSPNQELKSHTTNTVIDVR; this comes from the exons ATGCCTTCTGCGCTTCAGCTTCATCAGCGCGGCTCGGCGGCGGCTGCGGCTGGAGTGGGGAGTGTTTATAAGCAGGCGGCTCAGGCGGCGAGGTGGATGATTCCGGTGTCTATATCGGTGCCGGAGCACGTGCTGCAGTACCACACGCACGCGGTGGGGGCGGGGCAGTGCTGCGCGGCGGTGGTGCAGGAGGTGGCGGCGCCGCTGGAGGCGGTGTGGCGGCTGGTGCGCCGCTTCGACAAGCCGCAGGCGTACAAGCACTTCCTGAAGAGCTGCCACGTCATTGTCGGCGACGGGGACGTGGGCACGCTCCGCGAGGTGCGCGTGGTGTCCGGCCTCCCCGCCGCCTCCAGCACCGAGCGCCTCGAGATCCTCGACGACGAGAAGCACGTGCTCAGCTTCGCCGTCGTCGGCGGCGATCACCGCCTCAACAACTACCGCTCCGTCACCACCCTCCACCCCCACCACCGCAACAACACCACCGTCGTCGTCGAGTCCTACGTCGTCGACGTCCCCCCCGGCAACACCAACGACGAAACCTGCGTCTTCGTCGACACCATCGTACGTTGCAATCTTCAATCCCTAGCGCAAATCGCGGAAAACTCCAACAACTCTCCAA ATCAAGAACTGAAAAGTCATACTACCAATACAGTGATAGATGTTCGTTGA
- the LOC116012951 gene encoding protein trichome birefringence-like 33 has protein sequence MHKSGWNCPDLNGKPCLSPFVFTLLAFIVLAAVFYHRQDNLGDIFCLLDYSNKTAATTTTPQFKTRTKLAFAIGETEKDCDVFSGRWVWDEENRPLYEEHDCPYLWRQVTCQGHGRPDREYLHWRWQPHACSLPSFDATMMLESLRGKRMLFAGDSLNGGQYISMVCLLQRAIPHDHAKSFVGNESLAIFTAKDYNVTIEFYFAPFLLEASTSRIVRKDSMNANGQHWKGFDIIVFNTYVWWMTDATVKLLQSGSLDDEKKDIIKVSPEEAYRMAMKNMLKWVEENMDPKKTRVFFTSMSPLHPRSIEWGGDPNGNCYNETTPIKDLNFWSITTKKSIMEVIKQVFSESRVPITFLNITQLSSYRKDAHTSIYKTQWNPFTGKDEIANPKTTYTDCTHWCAPGLQDTWNELLFAKLFYP, from the exons ATGCATAAATCTGGTTGGAATTGCCCAGATTTGAATGGAAAGCCATGCCTTTCTCCTTTTGTCTTCACCTTACTAGCCTTCATCGTCCTGGCCGCCGTCTTCTACCACAGACAAGACAACCTGGGCGACATTTTTTGCCTCCTAGATTACTCCAACAAAACTGCTGCAACCACAACAACACCACAATTCA AGACGAGGACGAAGCTGGCGTTTGCGATCGGAGAGACGGAGAAAGATTGCGATGTTTTCAGCGGGAGGTGGGTGTGGGATGAGGAGAACCGACCGTTGTACGAGGAACATGATTGTCCGTACCTATGGCGGCAGGTGACGTGTCAAGGACACGGCCGCCCTGACAGGGAATATTTGCACTGGAGATGGCAACCTCATGCCTGCTCTCTTCCCAG TTTCGATGCAACGATGATGCTGGAAAGCCTTCGAGGGAAGAGGATGTTGTTTGCCGGAGATTCCTTGAACGGAGGGCAGTATATTTCCATGGTTTGTCTCCTGCAAAGAGCCATCCCTCATGACCATGCCAAATCCTTTGTAGGTAATGAATCACTAGCCATTTTCACAGCTAAG GATTACAATGTGACAATTGAGTTCTACTTTGCACCATTTCTTCTGGAGGCATCGACAAGCAGAATTGTTCGCAAAGATTCTATGAATGCCAATGGGCAACACTGGAAAGGATTCGACATCATAGTATTCAACACTTATGTTTGGTGGATGACTGACGCAACTGTCAAACTCCT GCAATCAGGATCGTTGGATGATGAAAAGAAAGACATAATAAAAGTATCTCCTGAAGAAGCTTATCGAATGGCAATGAAAAATATGTTGAAATGGGTAGAGGAGAACATGGATCCTAAGAAAACAAGAGTGTTCTTCACTAGCATGTCACCTCTTCATCCAAG GAGTATAGAGTGGGGAGGTGATCCAAATGGGAACTGTTACAACGAGACAACGCCTATAAAAGACCTTAATTTCTGGTCGATAACTACTAAGAAAAGCATAATGGAGGTGATTAAACAAGTGTTTAGTGAGTCAAGAGTGCCCATCACATTTCTAAACATCACACAACTCTCAAGTTATAGGAAGGATGCCCACACATCAATCTACAAGACACAATGGAACCCTTTCACTGGGAAGGATGAAATAGCCAACCCAAAGACCACCTATACTGATTGCACACACTGGTGTGCCCCTGGCCTTCAAGATACTTGGAATGAGCTTCTATTTGCTAAGCTTTTCTATCCTTAA
- the LOC116011713 gene encoding uncharacterized protein LOC116011713 isoform X3 produces the protein MILGGSSLHLNLSLLRLLRLLRLLHLIFTLAILDGLGISSVSASCDYSFGQNNKLYTYNLTSPISNFPHGVLSEDGFYRVAANGTVIWFQVEQLCETMLFNHDPPMCVDCVDCGGGSRCGMGCSALASSIVGGYPVCSTLGRPSTTSISLIDNNSPLRGIVVKTYHSALKNCSLAVSVVCDETATGPQTLEKVGTCDFTTELRHPSGCGRVISSKGKGLGWFGTLLIIILCLFGAYFLGGMIYRYFFLHIRGIDIIPNLEFWSSLPHRVQSWFQSISQRLRGPSQHHRSTYSPVEF, from the exons ATGATTTTAGGCGGCAGCTCTCTGCATCTGAATCTGAgtcttcttcgtcttcttcgtcttcttcgtcttcttcatcTGATCTTCACTCTAGCGATTCTTGACGGGCTCGGAATCAGCTCCGTGTCCGCCTCCTGCGATTACAGTTTCGGGCAAAACAACAAGCTTTACACTTACAACTTAACCTCCCCGATTTCTAATTTCCCCCATGGCGTCCTCAGCGAAGATGG GTTCTATAGAGTGGCAGCTAATGGAACGGTGATTTGGTTTCAG GTGGAGCAGCTGTGTGAGACAATGCTTTTCAACCATGATCCTCCTATGTGTGTTGACTGCGTG GACTGTGGTGGTGGATCTCGTTGTGGCATGGGTTGCAGTGCACTTGCATCTAGCATCGTTGGAG GTTATCCTGTGTGCTCTACTCTTGGACGTCCATCAACTACATCTATTAGCCTCATAG ACAACAATAGTCCCCTCAGAGGTATTGTTGTTAAGACGTACCACAGTGCATTGAAGAACTGTTCACTTGCTGTCTCTGTTGTTTGTGATGAGACTGCAACT GGTCCTCAAACGCTGGAAAAAGTTGGGACTTGCGATTTT ACCACAGAACTAAGGCATCCTTCTGGCTGCGGGAGAGTCATATCGTCTAAAGGGAAAGGGCTGGGCTGGTTTGGCACTTTATTGATCAT AATCCTATGCCTTTTTGGAGCTTACTTCTTGGGTGGGATGATCTATCGGTACTTCTTTCTGCACATTCGAGGCATAGAT ATAATCCCAAACCTGGAATTCTGGTCCAGCTTACCACATAGAGTACAG AGCTGGTTTCAATCCATATCACAGAGGTTGAGAGGACCTTCTCAGCATCACCGGAGCACGTATTCTCCTGTGGAATTTTGA